The genomic segment ATTAATCAAATATCGAAAAATAAAGAGGCTGTGAGACCATTTGAACCGCGAAGAGGTTCAATTCTGGTTGAACAGCCTCTTTATTTTTCGGGGTACTATAAAAAAGCTGATGTGTTTATCCTAACTTTGGATGAGTATAGCATAATTTTATTTTTCGTGCTACATTTCGTTTCGTTCATGGAAAACCTATCATTTTTGCCGGGTAGTCCGCTTCCTGCCGGCGCTGCCGTCTATAGTGACGGTGTGAATTTCAGTATCTTTTCCCGCCATGCCTTCTCGGTAACATTGGATATCTTTGTAAATCCCGAAGATCCTACACCGTATTGCTCATACACTTTTGACCCTCAGACGAATAAAACAGGCGACATCTGGCATGTCTTTGTAAAAGGACTGCCAAAAAACGCCTTATATCTTTACCGTGTTGACGGCCCGTTTGCTCCTTATGAAGGAATGCGCTTTAATGCCGGCAATTATCTGCTCGACCCATACTCGCGGGGGCTTGCCAACACGGAATCCTTTAACAGAAAATTTTCCACGCAAACACCGCCGCCTCATATAGATGGTGATTTGGCTTTCTTAACCGAACAGTCAGCTGCTCATTTTCCTAAATGCATCGCGGTAGCTTACGATGATTTTGACTGGCAGGGCGACCATCCGCTCAATTATCCGCTGAAAGACTGTATCATCTACGAAGCGCATGTAAAAGGGCTTTCGTGCCATCCCAATGCACCTCAGCAGCACAAGGGAACCTATCAGGGTATTATTGATACCATCCCTTATTTGAAGGAACTGGGCATTACCAGCCTTGAACTGCTGCCCATTCAGGAATTTAACGAGCATGAACTCACCAGAATAAACCCGCGGACAGGCACCGTGTTAAAAAACTATTGGGGATACAGTACCATCGCCTTCTTTGCACCTAAATCATCGTATGCCTCAGGCCGTGAAGGAGTTAATGCCGTATTCGAGTTCAAACGGATGGTGCGCGAACTGCATAAAAACGGCATCGAAGTAATCCTCGACATCGTATTTAATCACACGGCGGAGGGGAGTGAATTCGGCCCGACCCTTTCATTCCGTGGCTTGGATAATACCATCTATTATATACTGGAAGATAATGCTCGTTATTACCGCAACTACTCAGGCTGCGGCAACACCTTCAACTGTAATCACCCGATTGTGCAAACCTTTATTCTGGACTGCCTGCGGTACTGGGTTATCGAAATGCACGTAGACGGCTTCCGGTTCGACCTCGGTTCCATCTTAGGCAGGGATCAAAAAGGGAAGCTTATGGATAATCCGCCAACCATCGAGCATATTGCCGAAGATCCCATATTAAGAAAGACAAAGATTATCGCCGAAGCGTGGGACGCGGGCGGCGCCTATCAAGTAGGGAATTTCCCCGGCGGCAGGTGGGCTGAATGGAATGACCGTTTCCGCGACGATGTACGGCTTTTTTGGCGCGGCGATTCATCCCATGCTAAAGAACTTGCGACGCGGGTAACCGGTTCCGCCGACCTCTATCTTGTCAACGGACGAAAACCTTTCCATTCCATCAACTTTGTTACCAGCCATGACGGGTTTACCCTCTACGATTTATTAAGCTACAATAAAAAACACAACGAAGAGAACGGCGAAGACAACCGTGACGGCAGTGATTCCAATTGCAGCTATAACAACGGCTTTGAAGGGAAAACCGAAAACAGCCATATCGAAACTATACGGAAGCAGAAGGCAAAGAACATCCTGCTAACGCTCATTTTATCGCTGGGAACTCCGATGTTGACCGCCGGAGATGAGGTATTGCGAACTCAGAAGGGGAACAACAACCCTTACTGCCAAGACAATGAAATAAGCTGGTTCGATTGGTCGCTCACCCGGAGCAATGCCGATATATTGGCATTTGTAAAAAAATTGATCCGCCTGCGTAAACAGCATCCGGTGTTTTTGCGCTCGGAATTTTTAACGGGAGCGCAATCGGGCGAGCGGCGTAAACCGGATATCAGCTGGTACAATGCACAGGGCGACACCCCCGATTGGAACCAGCCTTCGTCTTTTTTAGCATATTTCCTTGACGGTTCCACGGCGGAAACGAGAGCTGAACGTGATGATAACAGCTTTTACATCATCCTAAACGGCGGTACTTTAGACGTTACGGCAACAATCTGCCCTCCTCCGCAAGGAAAGCATTGGTACCGGCTGATCGATACGTCCTATCCTGCAGGGGAAGATTTTACCAATCCCGAACAAGCTCCGCTTTTGGAAAACCAACAAAAATATGTCGCATTGGCGGCGACTGCCGTCGTGTTAATTCTGAAATAAGGGGTAGATTATGTCTCAGTTAAAAGAAACCTTACGAGCAAGTATTCTAGGCAAGTTGAAACGGAATTTCAGCAAGGACATATCCGAGGCAACAAAGCGTGAGCTCTATGATGCCGCGGCGAGCAGCGTTATGGATAGCATCCAGCCGAACATATCCGCAACCAGAGCCGCGCAGGAGCAGCCCAATGTACGGCAGATGTATTATTTCTCCGCCGAATTTCTGATGGGGCGGGCGCTTTCGAATAATCTGAATAACACCGGTATGCGCGCCGTAATGGAAGAACTTTTAACGGAGCTTTCCGCCTCGTATCGGGATATTGAAGATGAAGAACCCGATGCAGGACTTGGAAACGGCGGTCTCGGTAGGCTCGCCGCCTGTTTCTTGGATTCGCTTGCAACACTCGACTACCCCGGACACGGCTACGGTATCCGCTACCAGTACGGTATGTTTGAACAGCGGATTGAAAATGGGTATCAGGTAGAATACCCCGACAACTGGCGGCGTTACCGCGATCCGTGGGAAATACGCCGCGATGATTTAGCGGTCACGGTGCGCTTCGGCGGTACCCCGATATGCACGCAACAAGAAGACGGTACCCTACTCTACCGGTTGGAAAATGCCGAGGAGGTTATCGCAACTCCTTATGATATGGCGATCATCGGCTACGGCACCAAAACCGTCAACCGCCTGCGCCTTTGGGAAGCATCCTCTCCCGACGGCTTCGACCTCCAGCTCTTTAACAACATGGAATACACTGCTGCGGTTGCAAAGCAGAACTCTGCAGAAAATATTTCGCGTGTGCTATACCCGAACGACACCGGCCCGTCGGGAAAGGCGCTCCGTTTAAAGCAGCAGTATTTTTTTACTTCTGCGAGTTTACAGGATTTGGTGCGTTCATTTATCCATAAACACGGTACGAATTTCGCCGACTTCCCGCGTTACAATGTTATTCAGCTGAACGACACGCACCCTGTTGTGGCAATCCCCGAACTGATGCGCCTTTTGATGGACGAAAACCATCTCGGCTGGGATGCGGCATGGACGATTGTTACTCAAACATTTGCATACACGAACCATACGATTTTAGCAGAAGCGTTGGAAAAATGGCCGATTGAGATATTCCAAGGGCTGCTGCCGCGCGTGTATCAAATTGTAGAAGAGATAAACCGCCGCTTCCTGCTGGAGCTGCGGGAAAAATATCCGAACGATTGGAAAAAACACAACAAGATGTCCATTATCGGCGAAGGAAAAATCCGTATGGCATGGCTCGCGATTGCCGGCTCGTTTTCGGTCAACGGTGTCGCGGCGCTGCATACCGAAATCCTTAAAGCAAAAGAGCTGTCCGATTGGTATAATCTATATCCGCAGAAGTTTAACAATAAGACAAACGGCGTTACGCAGCGCCGCTGGCTTTTAACCGCAAACCCTGCGCTTTCGGCCTTTATCACGAAACATATCGGCGACGGCTGGATTAAAGACCTTACCCAGCTGCGGCAGCTTGAAAAACTGGCGGATAATCAGGAAGCCTTACAGGAACTAATCGCAATAAAAAAACACAATAAAGAGCGGCTTGCGGAATTCCTCAAACGGACGCAGGGAGTTGTGATCGATCCCAACTCGATTTTTGACGTACAGATAAAACGGCTCCACGAATACAAACGCCAACTCTTAAACATCCTGCATGTGATGACACTCTATAACAGAATTATCGAAGACCCGACGTATGATCCTATTCCGCATACCTTTATCTTCGGCGCAAAAGCGGCGTCGGGCTATCGGCGGGCAAAGCTCATCATTAAACTGATTAATACCGTCGCCGACCGCATCAACAACGATCACCGCGTAAGGGGAAAATTAAAGGTGGTGTTTGTGGCAAACTATTGCGTCTCGACTGCCGAAAAGATTTTCCCCGCTTCGGATATTTCCGAGCAGATTTCCACCGCGGGTAAAGAAGCGTCGGGAACCGGCAACATGAAGTTTATGCTGAACGGCGCAATCACGCTCGGAACGCTGGACGGCGCCAATATCGAAATTGTGGAAGAAGTAGGCGCTGAAAACGCCGTTATTTTCGGTATCACCGCCGATGAGATTCAAAAAATCGAGCACGAGCACAGCTATAATCCGCAAGAATACCTGAACCGCAATCCTGCATTGGCGAGAGCGCTGACCCAGCTTATCGACGGGACGTATACGCCGCCCTTTGACAACAGCTTTAGAGAATTGTATGATTCGCTGGTATACGGCGTGGAAGGTCAGCGGCCGGACGTCTATTACGTACTGGCGGACTTCGATGCATACACAGCAGCGCAGGAGCGGATTGTCGAATACTATCGCAACCCGATGAAATGGGCTAAGATGTGTCTTCTGAACATCGCCCGATCGGGTAAATTCAGTTCAGACCGTACTATTGAAGACTATGTGCGGGATATCTGGAAGCTGGAAAAAGTGAGTGTCAATTAAGGGGGATGTCGAAAAAAAAACACTTTTAAGACATCGCCAAAAATGGGAGAAAATAGATTATGGAAAGAACATTTGTAATGATGAAGCCCGGTGTAGTTCAGCGGCGGATTGCCGGAGAAGTGCTCAGCCGCTTTGAAAAAAAAGGGCTTAAACTGGTTGCCTTAAAACTGATGCGTATCAGTCCCGAACTTGCAAAAAAACACTATGCCGAACATACCGACAAACCGTTTTTCGGCGAACTGGTGCAATATATCACCTCCGACCCCGTAGTTGCGATGGCTTTTGAAGGCGATGAGGCCGTTGCCATTGTGCGGAAACTCTGCGGAGCGACAAAGGTTTTGAATGCGGAGCCGGGAACCATCAGGGGCGATTATGCCTTGCATACCAATATCAATGTTGTCCATTCGTCAGACTCCGCCGAAAGTGCAGCGCGGGAACTTGCCCTGTTTTTTCAGCCGGAAGAATTTTTCAGCTGGGAAGACGGCAATAAAGATTGGTTTTAACAAGAGCGGGTGTTCAGTCCATTTACTTTAACTGATAAATATTGAACACCTTTTAACACTCAATCAGCGTACCCCCGCACGAATCAACACCCCCGTACGAATAAGGATGAAAAATGCTTGAAAAAATTACCAATACGTTTAGCGGCATTGTCCGCAAGATAAGCGGCAAGGCAACCATTACCGAAAAGAATATTGAAGAAGCGGTAGAGGAAATAAAAATTGCGCTACTCGAAGCGGATGTCAACCTCCGCGTAGTACGCCGCTTTATCAACTCAACAATCGAAGAAGCGAAGGGAGAAACCGTATTAAAATCGGTTAATCCCGGTCAGCAGTTTATCAAGATTGTCCACGATAAAATCCTGTCGTTTTTAGGCGATGAAAAGAAAAGCCTGCAACTGAAAGGCCCCGACACCCAGTCGGTTATCCTCTTTCTCGGTTTGCAGGGTTCCGGTAAAACGACATCCGCTGCAAAACTGGCCGCTCGGTTAAAGAAAGAAGGCCGTAAGCCGCTGCTCGTTGCCTGCGACCTCGTTCGTCCCGCTGCTGTGGAACAGCTCTCCTCATTAGGAGAGCGTATCGACGTCCCCGTATATAAAGAAGATACCAAGGATGCGGTACGGGTTGCGCAAAATGCGGTT from the Treponema medium genome contains:
- the glgX gene encoding glycogen debranching protein GlgX, whose translation is MENLSFLPGSPLPAGAAVYSDGVNFSIFSRHAFSVTLDIFVNPEDPTPYCSYTFDPQTNKTGDIWHVFVKGLPKNALYLYRVDGPFAPYEGMRFNAGNYLLDPYSRGLANTESFNRKFSTQTPPPHIDGDLAFLTEQSAAHFPKCIAVAYDDFDWQGDHPLNYPLKDCIIYEAHVKGLSCHPNAPQQHKGTYQGIIDTIPYLKELGITSLELLPIQEFNEHELTRINPRTGTVLKNYWGYSTIAFFAPKSSYASGREGVNAVFEFKRMVRELHKNGIEVILDIVFNHTAEGSEFGPTLSFRGLDNTIYYILEDNARYYRNYSGCGNTFNCNHPIVQTFILDCLRYWVIEMHVDGFRFDLGSILGRDQKGKLMDNPPTIEHIAEDPILRKTKIIAEAWDAGGAYQVGNFPGGRWAEWNDRFRDDVRLFWRGDSSHAKELATRVTGSADLYLVNGRKPFHSINFVTSHDGFTLYDLLSYNKKHNEENGEDNRDGSDSNCSYNNGFEGKTENSHIETIRKQKAKNILLTLILSLGTPMLTAGDEVLRTQKGNNNPYCQDNEISWFDWSLTRSNADILAFVKKLIRLRKQHPVFLRSEFLTGAQSGERRKPDISWYNAQGDTPDWNQPSSFLAYFLDGSTAETRAERDDNSFYIILNGGTLDVTATICPPPQGKHWYRLIDTSYPAGEDFTNPEQAPLLENQQKYVALAATAVVLILK
- a CDS encoding glycogen/starch/alpha-glucan phosphorylase, which encodes MSQLKETLRASILGKLKRNFSKDISEATKRELYDAAASSVMDSIQPNISATRAAQEQPNVRQMYYFSAEFLMGRALSNNLNNTGMRAVMEELLTELSASYRDIEDEEPDAGLGNGGLGRLAACFLDSLATLDYPGHGYGIRYQYGMFEQRIENGYQVEYPDNWRRYRDPWEIRRDDLAVTVRFGGTPICTQQEDGTLLYRLENAEEVIATPYDMAIIGYGTKTVNRLRLWEASSPDGFDLQLFNNMEYTAAVAKQNSAENISRVLYPNDTGPSGKALRLKQQYFFTSASLQDLVRSFIHKHGTNFADFPRYNVIQLNDTHPVVAIPELMRLLMDENHLGWDAAWTIVTQTFAYTNHTILAEALEKWPIEIFQGLLPRVYQIVEEINRRFLLELREKYPNDWKKHNKMSIIGEGKIRMAWLAIAGSFSVNGVAALHTEILKAKELSDWYNLYPQKFNNKTNGVTQRRWLLTANPALSAFITKHIGDGWIKDLTQLRQLEKLADNQEALQELIAIKKHNKERLAEFLKRTQGVVIDPNSIFDVQIKRLHEYKRQLLNILHVMTLYNRIIEDPTYDPIPHTFIFGAKAASGYRRAKLIIKLINTVADRINNDHRVRGKLKVVFVANYCVSTAEKIFPASDISEQISTAGKEASGTGNMKFMLNGAITLGTLDGANIEIVEEVGAENAVIFGITADEIQKIEHEHSYNPQEYLNRNPALARALTQLIDGTYTPPFDNSFRELYDSLVYGVEGQRPDVYYVLADFDAYTAAQERIVEYYRNPMKWAKMCLLNIARSGKFSSDRTIEDYVRDIWKLEKVSVN
- the ndk gene encoding nucleoside-diphosphate kinase codes for the protein MERTFVMMKPGVVQRRIAGEVLSRFEKKGLKLVALKLMRISPELAKKHYAEHTDKPFFGELVQYITSDPVVAMAFEGDEAVAIVRKLCGATKVLNAEPGTIRGDYALHTNINVVHSSDSAESAARELALFFQPEEFFSWEDGNKDWF